A stretch of the Microtus ochrogaster isolate Prairie Vole_2 chromosome X, MicOch1.0, whole genome shotgun sequence genome encodes the following:
- the LOC101984867 gene encoding BTB/POZ domain-containing protein KCTD12-like has product MAMPEKSSGANPSEDCSNFPEIIELNVGGQVYITRYPTLISIPGSRLWEMFSVKNPCSLIQDNKGRFFIDRDGFLFRYVLDYMRDLQVVLPDHFPECGRLHREAEYFKLPELAKMLALKMNNLNSVVNDSCQIDVDELSPSIDATFNFSSANSIHVSGPENSVVLRAATGSELKKSGFITIGYRGSYTLGRDIQTDAKFRRVARIMVCGKISLAKEVFGDTLNESRDPDRPPERYTSRYYLKFTFLEQAFDKLADAGFHMVACNSTGTCTATHDQTDDRIWTSYTEYVFYRE; this is encoded by the coding sequence ATGGCCATGCCAGAAAAGTCAAGCGGTGCCAACCCATCTGAGGACTGCAGCAATTTCCCTGAGATTATTGAACTCAATGTGGGTGGCCAGGTGTACATAACTCGCTACCCCACTCTCATCAGTATTCCTGGTTCCCGGCTCTGGGAAATGTTCAGTGTAAAGAACCCTTGCTCACTGATCCAGGACAACAAAGGGAGATTCTTCATAGATCGAGATGGCTTTCTCTTTCGTTATGTCCTAGACTACATGAGAGACCTGCAAGTGGTGCTTCCTGACCACTTCCCAGAGTGTGGCCGGCTCCACAGAGAAGCAGAATACTTTAAGTTGCCAGAACTTGCCAAGATGTTGGCTCTTAAAATGAACAACCTCAACTCAGTTGTCAATGACTCGTGTCAAATTGATGTAGATGAGCTTTCCCCCAGCATTGACGCCACTTTTAATTTCTCTTCAGCTAATAGCATCCATGTTAGTGGCCCTGAGAATTCCGTAGTCCTCAGAGCTGCCACTGGTTCTGAGCTCAAAAAGTCTGGCTTCATCACTATTGGCTATAGAGGCTCCTATACTCTGGGCAGGGACATCCAGACAGATGCCAAATTCCGCCGTGTGGCCAGAATCATGGTGTGTGGTAAGATTTCATTAGCCAAAGAAGTGTTCGGAGACACTCTGAATGAGAGCAGAGATCCAGACCGCCCTCCTGAGCGATATACTTCTCGATACTACCTTAAATTCACTTTTCTGGAACAAGCCTTCGACAAACTAGCTGATGCTGGCTTCCATATGGTAGCATGCAACTCCACTGGCACCTGTACCGCCACACACGACCAAACAGATGACAGGATCTGGACCTCTTACACTGAATATGTTTTCTATCGGGAGTGA